One window from the genome of Musa acuminata AAA Group cultivar baxijiao chromosome BXJ1-4, Cavendish_Baxijiao_AAA, whole genome shotgun sequence encodes:
- the LOC103973002 gene encoding protein LSD1-like isoform X1: MPVPLAPYPTPPLPLALPNSGQSQVVCCGCRNLLIYPGGATSVCCAVCSAVTTVPPPGFLEFSAGTEMAQLICGSCHTLLMYVRGASRVQCSCCHTVNLAPEANQVAHVNCGNCHMLLMYQYGARSVKCAVCSFVTSVGASPSTEQKPGN; the protein is encoded by the exons ATGCCAGTCCCTCTTGCTCCATACCCGACACCTCCACTTCCATTAGCTCTACCGAATA GTGGGCAGAGCCAAGTTGTCTGTTGTGGGTGTAGAAATCTCCTCATCTATCCAGGTGGGGCAACATCAGTATGCTGTGCCGTCTGCAGTGCAGTGACCACTGTACCTCCACCTg GTTTTCTTGAGTTTTCTGCAGGAACAGAAATGGCACAGTTAATTTGTGGAAGCTGCCACACACTGTTGATGTATGTTCGTGGAGCGAGTAGGGTTCAGTGTTCTTGCTGTCACACAGTCAATCTGGCTCCAGAAG CAAACCAGGTTGCACATGTCAATTGCGGAAACTGCCATATGCTGCTGATGTATCAATATGGAGCAAGATCAGTGAAGTGCGCAGTTTGCAGCTTTGTCACCTCAGTTGGG GCTTCACCAAGCACTGAGCAGAAGCCTGGCAACTGA
- the LOC103973002 gene encoding protein LSD1-like isoform X2: MPVPLAPYPTPPLPLALPNSGQSQVVCCGCRNLLIYPGGATSVCCAVCSAVTTVPPPGTEMAQLICGSCHTLLMYVRGASRVQCSCCHTVNLAPEANQVAHVNCGNCHMLLMYQYGARSVKCAVCSFVTSVGASPSTEQKPGN, translated from the exons ATGCCAGTCCCTCTTGCTCCATACCCGACACCTCCACTTCCATTAGCTCTACCGAATA GTGGGCAGAGCCAAGTTGTCTGTTGTGGGTGTAGAAATCTCCTCATCTATCCAGGTGGGGCAACATCAGTATGCTGTGCCGTCTGCAGTGCAGTGACCACTGTACCTCCACCTg GAACAGAAATGGCACAGTTAATTTGTGGAAGCTGCCACACACTGTTGATGTATGTTCGTGGAGCGAGTAGGGTTCAGTGTTCTTGCTGTCACACAGTCAATCTGGCTCCAGAAG CAAACCAGGTTGCACATGTCAATTGCGGAAACTGCCATATGCTGCTGATGTATCAATATGGAGCAAGATCAGTGAAGTGCGCAGTTTGCAGCTTTGTCACCTCAGTTGGG GCTTCACCAAGCACTGAGCAGAAGCCTGGCAACTGA